From Streptomyces sp. NBC_00775, one genomic window encodes:
- a CDS encoding IS701 family transposase: MSGTELSSTLFATFPRSDQRRKGEEYIRGLLATEGRKSIRNMAAPTGGSAREQSLHHFVSSSTWHWMPVREALAQYVARTVAPEAYVIRTMVIPKAGDNSVGVYRRYVPELGQIRGVQQAVGVWAAAQETSVPVNWRLDIPQDWLDNGLRRRQAAIPDSVREESPEESAVEAMLAVRDWGLPARPVVMDARDMDAMSVVRRFRSSGLRHLIRISGSLRLTPADPAQIGRGTPEALPAQQIMAAAKLLRRPAVWRDHSPEHAMRTSLVAAVRIRGASRAPGMRGGGDMLLIGIGDSGKAWPSELWLTDLVDLSPVALLRLSRLIGRVDRDFSEISEQVGIRDYAGRSFNGWHRHATLASAAHAVAALDGTYGTYDEELRTGTGIRRAA; the protein is encoded by the coding sequence ATGAGCGGCACTGAACTCTCGTCCACGTTGTTCGCCACCTTCCCGCGCAGCGACCAGCGCAGGAAGGGCGAGGAGTACATCCGTGGCCTCCTCGCGACCGAGGGCCGCAAGTCGATACGCAACATGGCGGCGCCGACCGGCGGTTCGGCCCGTGAGCAGAGCCTGCATCACTTCGTTTCCAGTTCAACCTGGCACTGGATGCCGGTTCGTGAGGCGCTCGCCCAGTACGTCGCGCGCACCGTGGCCCCGGAGGCCTATGTGATCCGCACGATGGTGATCCCCAAGGCGGGCGACAACTCGGTGGGCGTGTACCGGCGTTATGTCCCCGAGCTCGGCCAGATCCGGGGCGTGCAGCAGGCCGTGGGCGTGTGGGCGGCCGCTCAGGAGACCAGCGTTCCGGTCAACTGGCGGCTGGACATCCCGCAGGACTGGCTGGACAACGGACTCCGCCGGCGGCAGGCCGCCATCCCGGACAGCGTGCGCGAGGAGTCCCCCGAGGAGTCGGCGGTCGAGGCCATGCTCGCCGTACGGGACTGGGGGCTGCCCGCCCGGCCGGTGGTGATGGACGCCCGTGACATGGACGCCATGTCCGTGGTGCGCCGCTTCCGGTCCTCCGGTCTGCGGCACCTGATCCGGATCAGCGGCTCGCTGCGGCTGACCCCGGCGGACCCCGCGCAGATCGGCCGCGGGACGCCGGAGGCGCTGCCCGCCCAGCAGATCATGGCCGCCGCCAAGCTGCTCCGCCGCCCGGCGGTGTGGCGCGACCACAGCCCCGAACACGCCATGCGCACCAGCCTGGTGGCCGCCGTACGGATCCGTGGCGCCTCCCGCGCCCCCGGTATGCGGGGCGGCGGCGACATGCTCCTCATCGGTATCGGCGACAGCGGAAAGGCGTGGCCGAGCGAGCTGTGGCTGACCGACCTGGTGGACCTGAGCCCCGTCGCCCTGCTACGGCTGAGCCGGCTCATCGGCCGGGTCGACCGTGACTTCTCGGAGATCTCCGAGCAGGTGGGCATCCGCGACTACGCGGGCCGCTCCTTCAACGGCTGGCACCGGCACGCCACGCTCGCCTCGGCCGCCCATGCCGTCGCGGCACTCGACGGGACGTACGGGACGTACGACGAGGAGCTGCGGACCGGCACCGGCATACGGCGCGCCGCCTAG